A stretch of DNA from Dehalobacterium formicoaceticum:
TATGTGTAAATTCAGCCAGACGAATGCGATTATGCCGCGAGGCTTCCCGACGAGCATCACATTCCTTCTCCAGTAACTGCGCCAGAAATGCTTCATAACTGGCATCCTGCTGCGTTGACTCCCGAACTTGCTCATCCAAATGCTTACGAATCATAGGGAGTCTCAGTTCTTTGCTATATTCCAATATCGCTTCCTTAAACGCCTTGCGCGGCGCGTTACTCATGCAACGTCCTCCTTTGCTTTTGGTGTATGGGTATCAAACATGTCATCGTACATGCGAAGCTGCTGTGCTGACCGCTCTACAATCTCTTTTCCCGTTTTCGAGAGATTTGGTTGAACAACAGGCATCGCGTCACGATTCCTAGCACAAAGCACTTTAATTTTATCCGTAGTCACTTGAGCCGGATGAATTTTCTCCAGCTCCCGAATAGCTTGCTCGACTTCCGCAAATGGGACATCGTCTCGAATATATTGCAATAGCTGTATAAATTCCTTGTCTTGTTTGGTATAATATGTTTCGTATATTTCTTTTATCCTTTTAGGAGCCTGCTGCCATGCCGCACTACCGGCAAATGCACCAGGTTTTTTCCTTAGCGTATCCAAATAATGATTCAGATCAAGCCGCCACTCGTGGTTGCCGGTTAATCGCACATGCTCCGCTACCAAGGATTCCTGATGGAAGCATCGCACCCGGGTCGCATATGCTTTAATCATGATCGATTCACCTACCAAATGATCCGGTACTGAGTAACGATTCTGATCAACGATGATGGTGGAATATTTGTTCACCCGTCCATAAATCACGCGAGCTGCATCAAATGGTGGAAGGGTGGGCAGCAATGCGGGGCGCTCTTCTTCCAATCGTTCCTCCGCCGTCTGGCCGTTGTACTCATCATGGGACTTACGATTACGCTTAGTGCACACATCCTGCAAATATTGATTTGCCTCCTCCAGGGATTCAAATTCGTCCCGAAAAGCGAAGGCTTTTCGGCGAACGACCTCGACGCTTCGCTCCACATGACCTTTTTCGTTGCCCTTGCGAATATTGCAAAACCGATACTGAAAACCATAGTAGAGCGACAATTGAAGCAATCCTTGCGTCGGCTCCTTCTCCGTTCCAATAAACCTTTTCACCGCGACTTTCATGTTATCGTACACCATGGTACGATACACTTGGCCGATATGCTGGAAAAACAGGGCGTGTGCTTCCTGAAAACACTCTGTTGTTTGTTTGGTGAACAGATAAGCAAAGCGATAGTTCCCGTAAGCCGTTGTGAATACGGCCATCTGAAAAACTTGAAATTTTCCATTAATTTTTAGTTTAACCTCACCCCAATCAAATTCGCAAATGTCTCCAAGTTCATACAGAGCCTTAATAAACGCTTCCTTTGGTTTCCGTTCCAAGCTTCTAATGGTTCGAAGAACGGTACTGTAACTTAGTTGAGTACCCTCGGCTTCCAGTGCTTCAAAGATATCAATGGCTTTTTTTTGCTGCTTGTGCCGCCCCTGATTTCGCTTAGTTTCATTCTCGTCAAGATAGAACTGGATCCTGTTCACAACCTCGTCAGTCATTTTTCTTTTGGGTCGAATGCCCACAGTATACTTGGGGGCAGAAGTGAGGGTGTCGACTAGTGCCTGGATATCTGCCGACCCGCTCGACAATAATTGCTGTCTCCCTTCCTCATATTGTCCAATGTACTTTCCTACGGTGTCCCGATTGATCCCTGTTATTTTCGCAATTTCCCGGCGCGATTTCCCTTCATGAATATGCATCATTAAAATTTGTTGCTTGATGTTCATTGTGATCATCTCTCCCAGCCCCTACCTGTTGAATTTCCTCTCAAGTAGGTTAATCTATTGTGGCCGGTTTTTCAATGACTACGGTGGCCTACTATTAGATTACCATAGACAACCGCGTATGCCGCAGAAACAGAAGATTTCTTTTGGTCGGAGGCAGTACCTGTACCGGCATATACTGAGAACAGAGATGGAACCTCTGGGAATATGGGGGTGGTGATTGATGGTGAGAAAGTTAACTTGAAGCTTCCCACCTATGAAGAAGCAATTAAAAATCGTGTCTTAGTCCTTGTAAACGGGAAATACCTGCATACTGTATTTGGGACCGGAGCGGAGCCATTTGTTGAAAATGGACGAACAATGATTCCATTAAGGGCAATCGCGGATGCATTCGGTTTTGAAGTAGACTGGGAACAAAGTGAAGAAAAAATTATCCTGACAAAAGACGATAAAACAATCATTTTACACATGGGAGAGCCGGAGATACTGGTTGATGGGGAAACGGTGTATTTTGAAGACGCAGTACCCATGATTAAAAACAGCAGGACTTTTCTGCCTGTAGGAAAGATTGCTGAAATACTTGGGGTTCAGGTTGAATGGGATGGAGAAACACGAACAGCGACATTTATTGCTGAATAGTATCAATTCAAAAAGTGACTGCTTGCCGCAAACCTACATCACCAGGCTGTAACTATTCGGTACGTCCAATAATATTCCGGCAGGTTGGCGGCAACTGCCGCCAACCTGCTTGCTTATAAAATATCTGTTGGATTGGATTTGAGTTTTCCCCTTGCATACTACGAGGGTTTACTTCTTGAAAAGACATGAAAACCGCTGGTTAGGCGGTTATATCTCGAGTGATGCTCAGCAGGGAATTATTCCATTTGAGGATATTTCTTTTGTGTATGAGCAGAATGGCAAATTTATGCTTCAACAGTATGGGCAGCCTTTGAAAGAGTTGGATGCAGAACAGTAGCCAAGTTTCAAGGTTGTATTGGTAATTTGGATGTACGTTAAGGTGTAAATCATACCTTGAGCATATTTATATTTGGTGAAGATTTTATCCACAAGATTTTATGGAGGAAAGAAAGATATGAAAATACGAATTAATTCTATAATATGTAAAAATAATAAGAAATCCTTGCTATTATCCCTATGTCTTTTAATATTGGTACTTACTATTTCTGCTTGTGCGCCTGCATCCAATCCAGAATTACTAACAGGTTATATGGTAATAGACGATAATATATTGCATCTTGATAGGGTTGAGATCATTAAGGCTGAAGATGAGGATCGAATAGAAGAGCTTGAATTAAATCAACAAGTTGATATGCCGAACGGATACTATATTTATAATGCTGACATAGAAAAACAGACCTATGAACTCACAAAGGAAACAGTATATTATTTTGTTGACATTAATCTTCTTTTTGTAAAAGAGAACGATGGAGACAGGGTTTATACGACAACAGAAAAAGAAGAATTTCTTCTACATCTAAATGAATCATATTCTGATTCACCACCAGCGCAAAAGGTTCCGTTTTTTATTGAAGTAAAAGATGGTAAGGTAATAAGTATTACAGAAAAAATTGAATTTACAATTTAGCTAAATGAGGGCATATGGTCTTGTAAAGTAGGTCCTTATGATATAAATAGCCAGCAAGGATGGGAATTGACATCTGTTCCCATCCTTGCTGGTTCCGTATTCGGTTTGCTTCTCTTAAATTGTCCCTACGATACCGCGGATTTGTCCCTCGAATTTACTTCTGGTAGAATAACGTAAGCGTCAAATACTACCCACATATTCTTTTGAATCTAGCTATGAGATAATGTCTCCATGATAACTATAAGGAGGCCTGCTCATTGACCAAAGTTGAAAAGTGCCAAATGTGGAAATCCAGGGTGAATGAATTTAAATCGAGTGGCCAAACGGCTACAGCATGGTGCACAGCACATGAATTGAAGATCAATCAGCTGCGCTACTGGATGCGTAAGTTTAAGTCAGAAAGCAAGTCAGCAGAGAAGAAAATGCAGTGGCTTTCCGTGGAGATCGGCGGGTTAGAAGTAAGCGAACCTCAAGAAGCTTTGCCCGTTCGTGTAGGCAAAGCAACTATTGAAGTGCGTCCGGGATTCAATCCCAAACTTCTCTCTGATGTCGTTAAGACGCTATCAGTTATTTGAAGAAACTTTGCAGGATTCCGGAAGCGTGTCCGACCATGGGAGCAAAGCATCCAGTTGAGCCATATTTCCCAAGTCAATGTTGGGCAACTTCTCAAATAGATACGTCAAATAATGAAAAGGGCTCAGATGGTTGGCCTTTGCCGTCTCAATCATGCTGTAGATGATTGCACTGGCCGTAGCACCCTTCGGAGTGTTACTGAAGAGGAAGTTTTTTCTTCCGATTACGAAAGGCTTGATGGCTCGTTCTGCTCGGTTATTACTGATTTCCAGCCGACCATCAAGCAAGAACGCGCACAGTTTATCCCACTGCTTCAGGCTGTAATCAATGGCTTTTCCTAAAGCACTTTTCGGAAGAACCTGTCTTTTCTTCGTTCTTAACCAGGCTTCGAAGACATCAAGAATCGGTTTGCTTTGTTCCAAACGCTTGTCGTATCGCTCGTCAGCATCCAGATCCTTGAACCCTTGCTCTAGGTGAAAAAGCTGGTTACAATAATCCAGCCCTTCTTTCGCAACAGAAGATGTCTGGTCGGAGCCTTTTGGCAAGGCTTTGAGTGCATCAGAAAAATACCTTCTGGCATGAGCGAAGCAACCGACCGGTTTGACACCTGGAATGCCGTTATACCCTATATAGCCATCAGTATGCAAATATCCATTAAAACCGTCAAGCATGTTTTGCGGATGCTTACTGGCTCTGGTCGTACGATAGTCATAAAGATAGATCGGCACATCCGTATGACCTGTAGCATACAGCCACATATATGATTTGTTAGCGGCTGTTCTTCCTTCTTCACGCAGCACTTGCAATATCGTTTCATCCGCATGTAAAATCTCATGCTCAATTAGCTTGGTATGCATGCGGTTGTACAGATGAACAAGCCAATCATTCGCACCGTGAATCATCCAGTTGGCCAGTGTCTGGCGAGATAAATCGATACCAAAGTGTTTGAATTGCTGCTCCTGGCGGTAAAGCGGAACAGCAAGAGTATATTTTCGATCCATCACAAACGCCATTAAAGAGGGCGAGACAAAGCTACCCGGAAGCACAGGGGCAGGCATGGGTGCAGTGATCACCGGCGTGGAGATGTCATTTTTCTCACAGTTACGGCAAGCATATACGTGTCGTACGTGTTTGACTACCTTAACCTGAGCTGGAATAACCTTGATCTCCTTTCGGATTTCTTTACTCATTTGATGTAAATGCTCACCACACTGTGGGCAAGTTTGTTCTTCATCCGATAAGTGGTATTCTACAGTCTCTACGGGAAGATCCTCAAGCATTTTGTCGTTCTTGCCCTTGGTCTTGCGTCTTTTATATGTAATTTCCTCAACCGTTGGTTCAGATGCCTTAGGATCGGCTTCTTGTTCCGCTTCATCGAAGAAACTTAATTGATCTGGATTGGTTTTCTCGCTGGATGCACCGAATCGCCGCTTCTGGCTTAAAAGGAACTGTTCTTCGTACCATTTCAGCTTAGCGGACAACTCTTCGATTTGGTGCTCTTGAACAGAAATTTTGTCCTTAAGACTTTGTATATGTTCATCCGTTTGAGGATGGTTTGCGTCTGATTCAGTTATGTTTTCCATGGCTTTATTATATCATTTTTCGCTAATGAAAGATAGCCAAAAACCGCATAGAATCAAGGTTTTTCGCAGTTTTTATATGATGATTCTCTCGCTTATTTCCGGATTGGCACTTGCCTGATGAAGGGGTAAACCATCGAGCAGCCATCGAAATTCTCGCTGGCTGACAGCAAGTGACTGGCTATTGCCATCTGGCCACTGAAAGTGTCCTTTCTCGAGGCGCTTGTAATGGAGCCAGAATCCATCGCCACCCCATTCTAGGACTTTGACTTTGTCCTTTTTGCGATTACAAAAGACAAAAAGATGCCTAGAGAATGGATCCAAGCGGAAATGCTCTTGCACGATTACAGCCAAGCCATCGATAGACTTGCGAAGATCCGTTGCGCCGGCTGCAAGATAAACCGTGTCTACTCGGCCTAACATCATAGCCACACTCACTTCCTTGTGATTGTCATGGAGGAGGTTTTGTCCATCTTTTCGAATTCATTATCTCATAGTAAGAAAAGGACGAATATGTGGGTTTGATTTGACGCTTACAAATGAGGGCATATGGTCTTGTAAAGTAGGTCCTTATGATATAAATAGCCAGCAAGGATGGGAATTGACATCTGTTCCCATCCTTGCTGGTTCCGTATTCGGTTTGCTTCTCTTAAATTGTCCCTACGATACCGCGGATTTGTCCCTCGAATTTACTTCTGGTAGAATAACATTGAGGTAAAAAATGTCAAAGTGTGCCAGAAAGCCAAGTGCAAGTGGAATATATTTATTATGATTCAAGGTACAAACAGACAAGCAATTTTTGAGAAGGATAGGGCTGAACGTAACTTACAAGTTGCAGTGCCAGCGACCCTCTTCGCCGGCCTTGTTTTTGCCCTG
This window harbors:
- the istA gene encoding IS21 family transposase, whose product is MITMNIKQQILMMHIHEGKSRREIAKITGINRDTVGKYIGQYEEGRQQLLSSGSADIQALVDTLTSAPKYTVGIRPKRKMTDEVVNRIQFYLDENETKRNQGRHKQQKKAIDIFEALEAEGTQLSYSTVLRTIRSLERKPKEAFIKALYELGDICEFDWGEVKLKINGKFQVFQMAVFTTAYGNYRFAYLFTKQTTECFQEAHALFFQHIGQVYRTMVYDNMKVAVKRFIGTEKEPTQGLLQLSLYYGFQYRFCNIRKGNEKGHVERSVEVVRRKAFAFRDEFESLEEANQYLQDVCTKRNRKSHDEYNGQTAEERLEEERPALLPTLPPFDAARVIYGRVNKYSTIIVDQNRYSVPDHLVGESIMIKAYATRVRCFHQESLVAEHVRLTGNHEWRLDLNHYLDTLRKKPGAFAGSAAWQQAPKRIKEIYETYYTKQDKEFIQLLQYIRDDVPFAEVEQAIRELEKIHPAQVTTDKIKVLCARNRDAMPVVQPNLSKTGKEIVERSAQQLRMYDDMFDTHTPKAKEDVA
- a CDS encoding copper amine oxidase N-terminal domain-containing protein — translated: MGVVIDGEKVNLKLPTYEEAIKNRVLVLVNGKYLHTVFGTGAEPFVENGRTMIPLRAIADAFGFEVDWEQSEEKIILTKDDKTIILHMGEPEILVDGETVYFEDAVPMIKNSRTFLPVGKIAEILGVQVEWDGETRTATFIAE
- the tnpA gene encoding IS66 family insertion sequence element accessory protein TnpA; its protein translation is MTKVEKCQMWKSRVNEFKSSGQTATAWCTAHELKINQLRYWMRKFKSESKSAEKKMQWLSVEIGGLEVSEPQEALPVRVGKATIEVRPGFNPKLLSDVVKTLSVI
- the tnpC gene encoding IS66 family transposase → MENITESDANHPQTDEHIQSLKDKISVQEHQIEELSAKLKWYEEQFLLSQKRRFGASSEKTNPDQLSFFDEAEQEADPKASEPTVEEITYKRRKTKGKNDKMLEDLPVETVEYHLSDEEQTCPQCGEHLHQMSKEIRKEIKVIPAQVKVVKHVRHVYACRNCEKNDISTPVITAPMPAPVLPGSFVSPSLMAFVMDRKYTLAVPLYRQEQQFKHFGIDLSRQTLANWMIHGANDWLVHLYNRMHTKLIEHEILHADETILQVLREEGRTAANKSYMWLYATGHTDVPIYLYDYRTTRASKHPQNMLDGFNGYLHTDGYIGYNGIPGVKPVGCFAHARRYFSDALKALPKGSDQTSSVAKEGLDYCNQLFHLEQGFKDLDADERYDKRLEQSKPILDVFEAWLRTKKRQVLPKSALGKAIDYSLKQWDKLCAFLLDGRLEISNNRAERAIKPFVIGRKNFLFSNTPKGATASAIIYSMIETAKANHLSPFHYLTYLFEKLPNIDLGNMAQLDALLPWSDTLPESCKVSSNN
- the tnpB gene encoding IS66 family insertion sequence element accessory protein TnpB (TnpB, as the term is used for proteins encoded by IS66 family insertion elements, is considered an accessory protein, since TnpC, encoded by a neighboring gene, is a DDE family transposase.), which gives rise to MMLGRVDTVYLAAGATDLRKSIDGLAVIVQEHFRLDPFSRHLFVFCNRKKDKVKVLEWGGDGFWLHYKRLEKGHFQWPDGNSQSLAVSQREFRWLLDGLPLHQASANPEISERIII
- a CDS encoding DUF3852 family protein is translated as MIQGTNRQAIFEKDRAERNLQVAVPATLFAGLVFALTAPPYIWTILGM